A single region of the Salvelinus sp. IW2-2015 linkage group LG20, ASM291031v2, whole genome shotgun sequence genome encodes:
- the LOC111980653 gene encoding E3 ubiquitin-protein ligase SMURF2-like, producing the protein MSNQGVRRNGPVKLRLTVLCAKNLVKKDFFRLPDPFAKVVVDGSGQCHSTDTVKNTLDPKWNQHYDLYIGKSDSITISVWNHKKIHKKQGAGFLGCVRLLSNAINRLKDTGYQRLDMNKLGLNDSDTVRGQIVVSLQSRDRIGTGGPVVDCSRLFDNDLPDGWEERRTASGRIQYLNHITRTTQWERPTR; encoded by the exons tcCTCTGTGCCAAAAACCTGGTGAAGAAAGATTTCTTTC GCCTCCCTGATCCCTTTGCCAAAGTGGTGGTGGACGGCTCAGGACAATGTCACTCCACAGACACCGTGAAGAACACCCTCGACCCCAAGTGGAACCAGCACTACGACCT ataTATTGGCAAGTCTGACTCCATCACCATCAGCGTGTGGAACCACAAGAAGATCCATAAGAAGCAGGGGGCTGGCTTCCTGGGCTGTGTACGCCTTCTATCCAACGCCATCAACCGCCTCAAAGACACCGGCT atCAGAGATTGGACATGAACAAGCTGGGCCTCAATGACAGTGACACAGTGAGGGGTCAGATAGTGG TGAGCCTGCAGTCCAGAGACAGRATAGGCACAGGAGGCCCAGTGGTGGACTGCAGCCGTCTGTTTGACAATGACCTGCCAGACGG CTGGGAGGAGCGGAGGACTGCGTCTGGCCGAATCCAGTACTTGAACCACATCACACGCACCACACAGTGGGAGAGGCCTACCAGGTGA